In Pseudonocardia sp. C8, one genomic interval encodes:
- a CDS encoding TetR/AcrR family transcriptional regulator: MPDTVTSPRDQLLQAAVEHFAEHGVADRSLRSIATAIGTSHRMLIYHFGSREGLIAEVVAAVEAGQRETLAQLRAEPGADPAEIVMRFWQTVTAAAQRYGPLFFELSAHAMQGRPHAGRLRETLVDPWLAPLTDLFERAGVPRRTAAVRARLGLGVARGLLHDALVTGDTAGADAAMAAFVAMALPRRKEPTPEGTT; this comes from the coding sequence ATGCCGGACACGGTCACGTCGCCGCGGGACCAGCTGCTGCAGGCGGCCGTCGAGCACTTCGCCGAGCACGGGGTGGCGGACCGCAGCCTCCGGTCGATCGCGACGGCGATCGGCACCAGCCACCGGATGCTGATCTACCACTTCGGGTCCCGCGAGGGGCTGATCGCCGAGGTCGTGGCCGCGGTGGAGGCGGGGCAGCGGGAGACCCTCGCCCAGCTCCGCGCCGAGCCGGGGGCCGACCCGGCCGAGATCGTGATGCGGTTCTGGCAGACCGTGACGGCCGCGGCGCAACGGTACGGTCCCCTGTTCTTCGAGCTGTCGGCACACGCGATGCAGGGCCGGCCGCACGCGGGCCGGCTGCGGGAGACGCTGGTCGACCCGTGGTTGGCTCCGCTCACGGACCTCTTCGAGCGCGCCGGAGTGCCCCGGCGGACCGCCGCCGTCCGGGCCCGCCTCGGCCTCGGCGTCGCCCGCGGGCTGCTGCACGACGCCCTCGTCACCGGCGACACCGCGGGCGCCGACGCGGCGATGGCGGCGTTCGTCGCGATGGCACTCCCGCGGCGCAAGGAGCCCACACCGGAGGGAACGACATGA
- a CDS encoding SRPBCC family protein, whose protein sequence is MELTVERDVHAGTDRLWAVLADPVDWPRWTRSVREIRLLDGDLAPGSRAWIVQPGLRPMVWTVTELVPGRELTWTASAAGVVTTGRHSVRPGPGGTSRLRLGLEQRGVLAPVVQALFGRRSRRYVELEADGLRRAAEADHPG, encoded by the coding sequence ATGGAGCTGACCGTCGAACGTGACGTGCACGCCGGGACCGACCGGCTGTGGGCGGTGCTCGCCGACCCCGTGGACTGGCCGCGCTGGACCCGGTCCGTCCGGGAGATCCGGCTGCTGGACGGGGACCTGGCGCCCGGCAGCCGGGCGTGGATCGTCCAACCGGGACTGCGGCCGATGGTGTGGACCGTGACCGAGCTCGTCCCGGGACGGGAGCTCACCTGGACCGCGTCGGCGGCCGGGGTGGTCACGACCGGCCGGCACTCGGTGCGGCCCGGGCCGGGCGGGACCAGCCGGCTGCGGCTCGGCCTCGAGCAGCGGGGCGTGCTCGCGCCGGTCGTGCAGGCGCTGTTCGGACGCCGCAGCCGGCGCTACGTCGAGCTCGAGGCCGACGGGCTCCGGCGGGCGGCCGAGGCGGACCACCCCGGCTGA